From Toxorhynchites rutilus septentrionalis strain SRP chromosome 2, ASM2978413v1, whole genome shotgun sequence, a single genomic window includes:
- the LOC129765281 gene encoding DE-cadherin has protein sequence MRHRMNQLVIVTIVYLGVSVFTTHSDDNFFRRNDVHDSASSRFDYREVFSLNRLESGRNRRSLYDETYETDNGLRDFGFSPLGGSAPKPKAIDNRKPVIVNCEGYALSLKEESTPGTFVTQINAIDPDEHQTITYSFVASPTERTMFRIDKNTGRITTIHRFDRDEPIRDKMVYITVRATDNGLPALDDVCTFKVTIEDINDNPPIFDKTRYDLPITKDAKVGSKVGSISAYDFDDGDNSIIKFEILKRYKDHSYFRINENNGIITLTKSIDKSPGQSYEFNVRAYNIVPGVPQMQDAEVDVSIYVIESNKLPPYFTGTQQQPISLEENFNNYSEPLATLRANSQANNPELIFELITGRTEQTNSRNTFVLDQKDDTAVILLGKALDYETITEYTLTVSVRNTHDLIAQTIVKVKVLDVNDNIPYFTEVTSGWIPENEPAGTPVMQVRAFDMDGTSANNIVSFRLADNNEHFAIDPNTGNITALTMFDREATDMYHLKIIAEDNSPSALYNNGLPNSIAQKFNIKISDKNDHPPKFTKELYVTKNVAEDENINTVIAVVTAQDVDTASQITYSIVSGNIGDAFKIDEATGAISVNNQLDYETITQYTLQVRAFDGTYDDNATVSIKVEDVNDNLPEFSKTDYTLEIEEEKVMQGCIETIEAWDPDIKNRSAPQHIKFAIVKVEQRPLLDIDDTGCLRQKAPLDRDPPNGHKAWQVIISATDEDGSGRQSTTTVNIRLNDTNDNPPYLTNLMPVVWYENQEPGRIVTLTADDYDEPQNGPPFRFEIPDSASDDIKSKFRIDTDVLYALVRFDREEQKEYSIPILVTDSGQPQPLSKINILYLVIGDVNDNEMRDGESKIFVYNYKGESPNAEIGRVYVDDLDDWDLPDKHFAWKEDTYSRNNFMLNQNTGMITMLQDTRGGEYELHFTVTEKSSFFPKHSVSAKVLVTVKEIPEEAVDKSGSIRFYGITAEEFVSRTPSLSSTPKDRLQTSIAEMFNISRDNVDVFTVLQHDNNATLLDVRFSAHGSPYFEPEKLNGMIGYHQRMLEEELGMKMMMISIDECIQEKLRCELSCKNVLHKSSVPIAVYTNTSSFVGVNAFVQAECVCDAPPVMNECLNGGTPFNDKCECHEGYEGPNCEEITVGFYGHGYAMYPPISPCNITRIKLELSPQREDGLVMYIGPLSYNPLLPIQDFLALELVKGLPVLLLDYGSGTIRIEHKHRYFQGKPFTVEIVLQPQTVEMIVDNCKLSTCMSLDAPKGPNESLNVNAPLQLGGSAVNLESLGSMFNWTYVPQSKGFTGCLKNLTINDRTYNLGAPSLAKNHDPGCHRSVAVAVSFGIDSNFLIAIIVCIAVLLILLLAVVVHKKHQDGWHEKDMDDIRETIINYEEEGGGERDAEYDLTVLRAPPIYMDKPYGNDLRQKEANEVPDIGAFLTDKKDACDRDVDAYPIDDVRHYAYEGDGNSSGSLSSLASCTDEGDLKFNYLSNFGPRFRKLADMYGEEPSDTDSNVDDDEGWRI, from the coding sequence ATGAGACACAGAATGAATCAGTTAGTGATAGTGACTATTGTATACCTAGGGGTATCGGTGTTTACAACACACTCAGATGACAATTTCTTCAGAAGAAATGATGTCCACGATAGTGCCAGCAGTCGGTTTGATTATCGTGAAGTTTTTAGTTTGAATCGGTTAGAATCGGGACGAAACCGTCGAAGTCTGTACGATGAGACTTACGAGACTGATAATGGACTGAGAGATTTTGGGTTTTCACCTTTGGGGGGTAGTGCACCGAAACCGAAGGCAATCGATAATCGGAAACCGGTGATTGTGAATTGTGAGGGTTACGCGCTTTCGCTGAAGGAGGAAAGTACTCCAGGAACTTTTGTAACGCAGATCAACGCGATCGATCCGGATGAACATCAGACAATCACGTACAGTTTTGTTGCTTCACCGACCGAGCGGACTATGTTCAGGATCGACAAGAACACCGGTAGAATAACAACGATACATCGGTTCGATCGTGATGAACCCATACGGGACAAAATGGTGTACATCACGGTGCGTGCCACCGATAATGGGTTACCGGCTTTGGATGATGTGTGTACTTTCAAGGTGACAATCGAAGATATCAACGACAATCCACCGATTTTCGATAAAACCAGATACGATTTACCGATCACTAAGGATGCTAAGGTGGGATCGAAAGTTGGTTCAATTTCCGCGTACGATTTCGATGATGGAGACAACAGTATTATCAAGTTCGAGATTCTGAAAAGGTACAAAGATCACAGTTACTTtagaataaatgaaaacaatGGGATCATTACGCTGACCAAATCCATCGACAAAAGTCCCGGGCAGAGTTACGAGTTTAACGTTCGTGCGTACAATATCGTTCCCGGAGTTCCACAAATGCAGGATGCTGAGGTGGACGTAAGCATTTATGTTATTGAATCCAACAAGTTGCCACCGTATTTTACGGGTACCCAACAGCAACCTATCTCGCTGGAGGAAAACTTCAACAACTACAGCGAACCGTTGGCTACCTTGCGGGCGAATTCTCAGGCCAATAACCCGGAACTTATATTCGAGTTGATCACAGGAAGAACTGAGCAAACGAATAGCAGAAATACGTTCGTGCTAGATCAGAAAGATGATACCGCTGTGATTCTGCTCGGAAAAGCGCTTGACTACGAAACGATTACCGAGTACACGCTGACGGTGAGTGTGAGGAACACCCACGATCTGATCGCCCAAACAATCGTTAAGGTTAAGGTCCTGGATGTAAACGATAATATCCCATATTTCACGGAGGTCACCTCTGGATGGATTCCGGAAAATGAACCCGCTGGGACGCCCGTCATGCAGGTCCGTGCTTTCGACATGGACGGGACGTCGGCCAATAATATCGTTTCATTCCGGCTAGCCGACAACAATGAACACTTTGCTATCGATCCGAACACAGGAAACATCACAGCGTTGACGATGTTCGATCGGGAAGCTACCGATATGTATCATTTGAAGATCATCGCCGAAGATAACTCGCCCTCCGCTTTGTACAACAACGGTCTGCCGAACAGTATCGCGCAAAAATTTAACATCAAGATCTCCGACAAAAACGATCATCCGCCCAAGTTCACGAAGGAACTGTATGTGACCAAAAATGTTGCGGAAGATGAGAACATCAACACGGTAATCGCTGTGGTGACTGCCCAAGACGTGGATACTGCCTCGCAAATCACGTACTCGATCGTGTCCGGTAATATTGGGGACGCGTTCAAGATCGATGAAGCAACGGGAGCCATCTCGGTGAACAACCAGCTGGACTACGAAACCATCACCCAGTATACGTTGCAGGTGCGGGCTTTTGATGGAACTTACGACGATAACGCGACGGTTTCGATCAAGGTGGAAGATGTGAACGACAATCTGCCGGAGTTTTCCAAGACAGACTACACTCTTGAGATCGAGGAGGAAAAGGTTATGCAGGGCTGTATCGAGACGATCGAGGCTTGGGATCCGGACATCAAGAATCGCTCGGCACCGCAGCACATAAAGTTTGCCATCGTTAAGGTCGAACAGCGTCCGCTGCTGGATATCGATGACACCGGTTGTCTGCGGCAGAAGGCTCCGCTGGATCGCGATCCCCCGAATGGGCACAAGGCGTGGCAGGTGATCATTTCGGCGACCGACGAAGACGGCAGTGGGCGGCAATCGACGACTACGGTGAACATCCGGCTGAACGACACCAACGATAATCCGCCGTATTTGACGAACCTTATGCCGGTGGTTTGGTACGAGAATCAAGAACCCGGGAGGATTGTTACCTTGACGGCGGATGATTACGATGAGCCTCAGAATGGGCCCCCGTTTCGCTTTGAGATACCCGATAGTGCCAGTGATGATATCAAAAGTAAGTTCCGCATCGATACGGATGTGTTGTATGCGTTGGTTAGGTTCGATCGCGAGGAGCAGAAGGAGTATTCGATACCGATTTTGGTTACGGACAGCGGACAGCCGCAGCCTTTGAGTAAGATCAATATTCTCTATCTGGTGATTGGTGACGTTAACGATAACGAGATGAGAGACGGCGAGAGTAAGATCTTCGTGTACAACTACAAGGGGGAGTCACCGAATGCGGAAATTGGTCGAGTGTACGTGGATGACCTGGACGATTGGGATTTGCCTGATAAGCATTTCGCGTGGAAGGAAGACACGTACAGTCGGAACAATTTTATGTTGAATCAGAATACCGGGATGATCACAATGCTTCAGGATACGCGTGGTGGCGAGTATGAGTTGCATTTCACGGTGACGGAAAAGTCCAGCTTCTTCCCGAAACACAGCGTATCGGCGAAGGTACTCGTTACGGTGAAGGAAATCCCGGAGGAGGCTGTCGACAAGAGTGGTTCGATTCGGTTCTATGGAATCACGGCGGAGGAGTTTGTGTCGCGGACTCCGTCGTTGTCGTCAACGCCGAAGGATCGTCTACAAACCAGTATTGCGGAGATGTTCAACATCTCCAGGGACAATGTGGACGTGTTCACGGTGTTACAACATGACAATAACGCGACCTTGCTGGACGTGAGGTTCTCCGCACACGGTAGCCCGTATTTCGAACCGGAAAAGCTCAACGGTATGATTGGGTATCACCAGCGGATGTTGGAAGAGGAGTTGGGAATGAAAATGATGATGATCAGTATTGATGAGTGTATCCAAGAGAAGTTGCGTTGCGAGCTGTCGTGTAAGAATGTGCTTCATAAATCGAGTGTCCCGATTGCGGTTTATACGAATACCAGTTCTTTCGTGGGAGTGAATGCTTTTGTACAGGCGGAGTGTGTTTGCGATGCACCACCGGTGATGAACGAGTGTTTGAACGGAGGGACTCCGTTCAATGATAAGTGCGAGTGTCATGAAGGTTACGAGGGACCGAACTGTGAGGAAATAACTGTTGGATTCTATGGGCATGGTTACGCTATGTATCCTCCGATTAGTCCATGCAATATCAcgagaatcaaattggaactGTCACCCCAACGCGAGGATGGGTTGGTTATGTATATTGGGCCACTAAGTTATAACCCGCTGCTGCCAATACAGGACTTTTTGGCACTTGAGCTAGTAAAGGGATTGCCCGTCCTTCTGTTGGACTATGGATCCGGTACGATTCGTATCGAGCATAAACATCGGTACTTCCAAGGGAAGCCCTTCACCGTGGAAATTGTACTTCAACCGCAGACCGTAGAGATGATCGTAGACAACTGCAAGTTGTCGACCTGTATGAGTTTGGATGCCCCGAAAGGTCCGAACGAGTCTCTGAACGTCAATGCTCCCCTGCAGCTCGGAGGTTCGGCCGTGAACCTCGAATCGCTGGGATCGATGTTCAATTGGACGTACGTTCCCCAAAGTAAAGGGTTCACAGGGTGTCTCAAAAACTTAACGATCAACGACCGAACTTACAATCTAGGAGCGCCGAGCCTGGCGAAGAACCACGATCCTGGGTGCCACCGATCCGTGGCTGTGGCGGTGTCCTTCGGAATTGACTCGAACTTCCTGATTGCGATCATTGTGTGCATTGCGGTGTTGTTGATTCTGCTGCTGGCGGTGGTCGTTCACAAAAAACACCAAGATGGTTGGCACGAGAAGGATATGGATGACATCCGGGAGACGATCATCAATTACGAAGAGGAAGGTGGCGGGGAACGTGACGCGGAGTACGATCTGACAGTTCTTCGGGCCCCACCAATTTATATGGATAAACCGTATGGGAATGATCTCCGCCAGAAAGAGGCGAACGAAGTGCCCGACATTGGTGCTTTTCTGACCGACAAGAAGGACGCTTGCGATAGGGATGTTGATGCGTATCCTATTGACGACGTTCGCCATTATGCGTACGAGGGCGATGGAAACAGTTCCGGGTCTCTGTCGAGCTTGGCATCTTGCACAGACGAAGGTGATCTCAAATTTAACTACCTTTCTAACTTTGGTCCAAGGTTCCGGAAGTTGGCAGATATGTACGGAGAGGAACCATCGGATACGGACTCGAACGTAGACGACGATGAAGGCTGGAGGATTTGA